The DNA sequence CTCAGGAGGTAGCGAGCCCATGGCGCTCGACCAGTCCTTCGTGGGGCGGACCTATCCGCCCACTCCGGCGTACGAGGTCGGCCGGGAGAAGATCCGCGAGTTCGCCGAGGCGGTGGGTGACACCCATCCGGCGTACGTCGACGCGGAGGCCGCCCGTGCCCTCGGTCACGCCGATGTGATCGCGCCGCCCACGTTCGTCTTCTCGATCACCTACCGGGCCGCCGGAGAGGTGGTGCGGGACCCGCGGCTGGGCCTGGACTACAG is a window from the Streptomyces sp. MMBL 11-1 genome containing:
- a CDS encoding MaoC family dehydratase N-terminal domain-containing protein, with protein sequence MALDQSFVGRTYPPTPAYEVGREKIREFAEAVGDTHPAYVDAEAARALGHADVIAPPTFVFSITYRAAGEVVRDPRLGLDYSRVVHGDQKFSYVRPVRAGDRLTVTSTIEAIKSLAGNDIVDIRGDVRDEAGELVVTALTKLVARAAEEA